A genomic stretch from Juglans microcarpa x Juglans regia isolate MS1-56 chromosome 3S, Jm3101_v1.0, whole genome shotgun sequence includes:
- the LOC121257577 gene encoding probable pectinesterase/pectinesterase inhibitor 7: protein MASKLFFPISVPFFVILPFFFASLSYAAESNNNSSNTTVSPGTICMFTPYPSYCKSLLPNGTSNVYGYGRFSIQKSLSQSNTFLDLLEKYLQRGSSLSTNTVSALQDCRFLIGLNMDFLSNSIENVNKTSWILPDLEADRLQTFLSAILTNQQTCLDGLEETESASSVTNELLGPISNNSKLYSVSLALFTRGWVPRNLKWKPTRKHVTFRSNGRLPFKMSSRTRAIYDSVRGRKLLQSVDDQVTVFDIVVVSQDGIGNFTNITDAINAAPSNIKPADGYFLIYVTAGVYEENVSIPKSKKYLLMVGDGINQTIVTGNRSVADGSTTFNSATFAVVATGFVAVDMTFRNTAGAIKHQAVAVRNGADISTFYRCSFEGYQDTLYTHSLRQFYRECDIYGTVDFIFGNAAVVLQNCNIYPRLPMSGQFNAITAQGRIDPNQNTGTSLHNCTIRAADDLASSNTTTQTYLGRPWKEYSKTVFMQSSMDSLINPAGWRAWDGSFALSTLYYAEYNNTGPGSDTAARVTWPGYHVINSTADAANFTASDMLLGETGCLRQECPTLAA, encoded by the exons ATGGCTTCCAAACTTTTCTTTCCCATCTCAGTTCCCTTTTTCGTTATCCTTCCCTTCTTCTTTGCCTCTCTATCTTATGCTGCAGAGAGCAATAATAACTCATCAAACACAACAGTCTCCCCAGGAACCATTTGCATGTTCACCCCATACCCTTCTTACTGCAAATCTCTGCTCCCTAACGGGACCTCAAACGTCTATGGCTATGGCCGATTTTCGATCCAGAAATCACTGTCGCAGTCCAATACATTTTTGGACCTGCTGGAGAAATATCTTCAACGCGGGTCCTCTTTGTCCACAAACACAGTTAGCGCTCTTCAAGATTGCCGGTTTCTAATCGGACTAAACATGGATTTCTTGTCGAACTCCATTGAGAATGTCAATAAAACCAGTTGGATTCTTCCCGACTTGGAAGCAGACAGGCTCCAAACCTTTCTTAGTGCCATTTTAACCAACCAGCAAACTTGTTTAGATGGCCTAGAAGAAACGGAGTCAGCTTCAAGTGTGACAAATGAGCTTTTGGGCCCAATCTCCAATAACTCTAAGCTGTACAGTGTTTCTCTAGCCCTCTTCACCAGGGGTTGGGTGCCACGCAACCTAAAATGGAAGCCCACGAGGAAACATGTTACATTCAGATCAAATGGACGCTTACCCTTTAAAATGTCTAGTCGGACTCGTGCTATTTACGACTCTGTgagggggaggaaacttctccaatCGGTGGATGATCAGGTTACCGTGTTTGATATTGTGGTCGTCAGCCAAGATGGAATCGGAAATTTCACCAACATCACTGATGCCATTAATGCAGCTCCAAGCAACATCAAACCTGCTGATGGGTATTTCTTGATCTATGTCACGGCGGGTGTTTACGAAGAGAATGTGTCCATTCCTAAGAGCAAGAAGTACTTGCTAATGGTTGGAGATGGTATCAATCAGACGATTGTCACAGGCAACAGAAGCGTTGCTGATGGATCGACAACCTTCAATTCCGCAACATTTG CTGTGGTTGCAACAGGTTTTGTAGCCGTGGACATGACATTTCGCAACACTGCTGGAGCAATAAAGCACCAGGCAGTTGCAGTTCGGAATGGAGCCGATATATCTACATTTTATCGCTGCAGCTTTGAAGGGTACCAAGACACCTTATACACACATTCTCTCAGGCAATTCTACCGAGAATGCGATATCTATGGTACAGTTGATTTCATCTTTGGAAATGCTGCGGTTGTTCTGCAGAACTGCAACATATATCCCCGTTTGCCAATGAGTGGACAATTCAATGCTATAACAGCACAAGGGCGAATCGACCCTAATCAAAACACGGGTACTTCCCTTCATAATTGCACGATTAGAGCCGCCGACGACCTGGCCTCCAGTAATACAACTACTCAGACATACCTGGGAAGGCCATGGAAGGAGTACTCGAAGACAGTTTTCATGCAGAGTTCTATGGATAGTTTGATAAATCCTGCTGGTTGGCGTGCATGGGATGGAAGTTTTGCACTAAGCACCCTGTATTATGCTGAATACAACAACACAGGACCTGGATCGGACACTGCAGCCCGAGTGACATGGCCTGGTTATCATGTGATTAACAGCACCGCGGATGCTGCCAATTTCACTGCGTCTGATATGTTACTGGGGGAAACTGGTTGCCTCAGACAGGAGTGCCCTACACTAGCGGCTTAA
- the LOC121257578 gene encoding NEDD8-conjugating enzyme Ubc12-like, whose amino-acid sequence MIRLFKVKEKQRELAEISANGKTPIKKQSARELRLQKDISELNLPKSYSIYFPSGKDDLMMNFEVTIRPDEGYYLGGTFLFSFQVSVPINYPHEAPKVKCKTKVYHPNIDLEGNYVYLSILREDWKPVLNTNTIIYGLLIHLYTEPPNSEDPLNHDDAAAVLRDHPKLSESNERRAMAGGYVVTLHIAAICDAN is encoded by the coding sequence ATGATTAGGCTATTTAAAGTGAAGGAAAAGCAAAGGGAACTTGCAGAGATCAGTGCTAATGGAAAGACACCTATCAAGAAGCAAAGTGCAAGAGAATTACGTCTTCAAAAAGATATCAGTGAACTGAACCTACCGAAATCTTATAGCATATATTTCCCCAGTGGCAAGGATGACTTGATGATGAACTTCGAGGTCACCATTCGGCCTGATGAAGGATATTATTTGGGTGGCACCTTTTTGTTCTCTTTCCAAGTTTCAGTTCCTATTAATTACCCTCATGAAGCACCAAAGGTCAAGTGCAAGACGAAGGTGTACCATCCTAATATTGACTTGGAAGGAAATTATGTCTACCTCAGCATTCTAAGAGAAGACTGGAAACctgttttaaatacaaacactaTAATATATGGCCTATTAATTCATCTTTATACGGAACCGCCCAATAGTGAAGATCCACTCAATCATGACGATGCAGCTGCAGTTTTAAGAGACCACCCAAAGTTGTCTGAATCCAATGAGCGTAGGGCAATGGCTGGTGGGTATGTCGTAACGTTGCATATAGCAGCCATTTGTGATGCTAATTAG